A region of Vibrio tubiashii ATCC 19109 DNA encodes the following proteins:
- a CDS encoding monooxygenase, with protein MKLLQVDFEYHGPMGAEMSKALVGLAESINQEPGMIWKIWTESESEKLGGGIYLFQDEVSAQNYLDMHAARLKQMGVAEVRGVIFDINQPLTEINRGPVGL; from the coding sequence ATGAAATTACTACAAGTCGATTTTGAATATCATGGCCCTATGGGCGCAGAGATGTCTAAAGCATTAGTTGGTCTAGCAGAGTCAATTAATCAAGAGCCCGGCATGATCTGGAAAATCTGGACGGAAAGCGAATCTGAAAAGCTAGGTGGTGGTATCTATCTTTTCCAAGATGAGGTCAGCGCACAAAATTACCTAGACATGCATGCTGCTAGACTCAAACAAATGGGAGTAGCAGAAGTACGTGGCGTTATTTTTGACATTAATCAGCCACTGACTGAAATCAATCGTGGGCCAGTTGGCCTGTAA
- a CDS encoding NADPH-dependent FMN reductase: protein MNLTIVSGSQRDNSQSLNVARYLESLSEKHFETINILDLHQLNLPLWNEGVWQQSEEWQQWPPIAEMLRQSDAVILISPEWHGMATPAIKNFLLLTTDEELAHKPVLLVSVSASVNGVYPISELRMTGSKNNHACFLPDHLMFRNIETLMTQAHQLQDDEMHQRSQYTLSLLAHYAQALAPIHRDMVTIGKPFRYGM, encoded by the coding sequence ATGAATCTTACTATCGTATCTGGCAGCCAGCGTGACAATTCGCAGAGCTTAAACGTCGCTCGCTATTTAGAATCATTATCTGAAAAGCACTTTGAAACTATCAATATCTTGGATTTACATCAGCTTAATTTGCCGCTGTGGAATGAAGGTGTTTGGCAGCAATCCGAAGAGTGGCAGCAATGGCCCCCTATTGCAGAAATGTTAAGGCAATCTGATGCAGTGATTCTTATCTCGCCTGAGTGGCATGGAATGGCGACACCTGCAATTAAGAATTTCTTGCTGTTAACGACTGATGAAGAGCTAGCGCACAAGCCTGTATTGCTAGTGAGTGTTTCTGCCAGTGTGAATGGTGTCTATCCGATAAGTGAACTACGTATGACTGGCAGCAAAAACAACCATGCCTGTTTTTTGCCTGATCATCTGATGTTTCGCAATATCGAAACGCTGATGACCCAAGCTCACCAATTACAAGATGATGAGATGCACCAACGTAGTCAGTATACCTTGTCATTGCTTGCCCACTATGCTCAAGCGCTTGCTCCTATTCATCGCGATATGGTGACTATCGGAAAACCTTTCCGGTACGGAATGTAG
- the nqrM gene encoding (Na+)-NQR maturation NqrM: protein MTLLLTVLIFVSFIALMAIGVMFSRRPIQGSCGGLSKLNITRECDCKDVCEGTKRTLYQIKEPE from the coding sequence ATGACGTTACTACTTACAGTACTTATTTTCGTTAGCTTTATAGCCTTAATGGCGATCGGGGTGATGTTCTCTCGCCGACCAATTCAAGGCAGTTGCGGTGGGTTATCGAAGCTAAACATCACTCGGGAGTGCGATTGCAAAGATGTATGCGAAGGGACAAAGCGCACACTTTATCAAATCAAAGAACCTGAGTAG
- a CDS encoding sugar O-acetyltransferase, with protein MRSEKEKMLAGEPYDAWDKELYNDRISCRKVLQKLNNSIPDTEEWRSAIDTLIPDSKDAYLEPPFRCDYGSNIKLGKNFYANFNCVVLDVAEVHIGDNVLFAPNVQIYTAGHPLDVKGRVEEGVEFGTPITIGDNVWLGGGVIVCPGVSIGENSVVGAGSVVTIDIPANVVAAGSPCRVIKPTEQS; from the coding sequence ATGAGAAGCGAAAAAGAGAAAATGCTCGCTGGCGAGCCGTATGATGCATGGGATAAAGAACTATACAATGACCGAATTTCATGTCGTAAAGTTCTGCAAAAGCTCAACAATAGTATTCCAGATACCGAAGAGTGGCGCAGCGCGATTGATACTCTGATCCCTGATTCTAAAGACGCTTACCTAGAACCTCCATTTCGTTGTGACTACGGTTCGAATATAAAACTCGGCAAAAACTTCTACGCTAATTTCAACTGTGTGGTGTTGGATGTGGCTGAAGTTCATATCGGTGATAACGTCCTCTTTGCTCCTAACGTACAAATCTACACGGCAGGTCACCCTCTCGACGTGAAAGGTCGTGTTGAAGAAGGCGTCGAGTTTGGTACACCGATTACTATTGGCGACAATGTTTGGCTTGGCGGTGGTGTGATCGTCTGCCCTGGTGTCTCCATCGGTGAAAATAGCGTGGTTGGAGCGGGAAGTGTTGTGACCATAGACATTCCAGCTAACGTTGTCGCTGCGGGTAGCCCATGTCGAGTGATTAAACCTACCGAGCAATCCTGA
- a CDS encoding LysR family transcriptional regulator, translating into MRLKSTLEQWVTLKEVDRAGSIQAAASALNKSHTTLIYSIKKLEDQLGVKLVEVKGRRATVTEHGRSLLRRASSMLEQARELEDLSQQISAGVESEITVAMDHLCDPSLLYQPMAEYLSQNGITSIQVVETSLSKTAEMVTSEQADIAIITLPVTNYPAQAFSITNMLPVVSSKHPLASQSQVCMADFATHCQVVIRDLGATQLENKEQNVGWLKANQRITVDNFDHAFRAVEQGVGFCRLPEHIIKLRNTGQLKVLKVEHNEKYQVPLHITLPKGVKTGPAAKCFYELLLSKSAKG; encoded by the coding sequence ATGAGGCTGAAAAGTACACTTGAGCAATGGGTTACGCTGAAAGAAGTGGATCGGGCGGGCAGTATTCAAGCCGCGGCTTCGGCTTTAAACAAAAGCCATACAACCTTGATTTACTCGATCAAAAAGCTTGAAGATCAACTGGGCGTTAAGCTGGTGGAGGTTAAGGGAAGACGTGCCACAGTGACTGAGCATGGTCGTTCACTGCTTAGAAGAGCGAGCAGTATGCTTGAACAGGCAAGAGAGCTGGAAGACTTAAGCCAACAAATCTCAGCTGGTGTCGAGTCAGAGATTACAGTCGCGATGGATCATCTTTGCGACCCGAGCCTGCTCTATCAACCGATGGCAGAGTATCTTAGTCAAAACGGTATCACCTCTATTCAAGTAGTAGAGACATCTTTATCTAAAACGGCCGAAATGGTGACCAGCGAGCAAGCTGATATTGCGATTATTACCTTGCCGGTGACCAACTACCCTGCTCAAGCTTTTTCGATAACGAATATGTTGCCTGTTGTCTCAAGTAAGCACCCACTCGCAAGTCAAAGTCAGGTTTGTATGGCGGATTTTGCCACTCATTGCCAAGTTGTCATTCGCGATCTGGGGGCTACTCAGCTTGAGAACAAAGAGCAAAATGTCGGTTGGTTAAAAGCGAATCAGCGGATAACCGTCGACAATTTTGACCATGCATTTCGAGCGGTGGAGCAAGGCGTCGGTTTTTGCCGTTTACCAGAGCACATCATCAAGTTAAGAAACACCGGCCAGCTTAAGGTGCTTAAAGTCGAGCACAATGAAAAGTATCAAGTCCCGCTGCATATTACCCTTCCTAAGGGAGTGAAAACTGGTCCAGCCGCCAAATGCTTCTACGAATTGTTATTATCGAAATCGGCTAAAGGCTAA
- a CDS encoding DMT family transporter produces the protein MNILLAMIPAFFWGTTYAVTQYTLADWPPLLLGAIRALPAGLLLLAFKPSLPKKGDWQILFSLGLINIATFFGLIFVMALTLPSAISGVGMISVPVFAMLYNWLINKHRPGLIQSVCGATLIVLAWMLFDPGSISLNPIGLGAMLAAIMCIVVGSSITKSLGNRMHWWTVLTWQLILGGVILSIAAGVQGAMEPAKYAAIFNNFSMTNLSGLLWVVGLNTALGYGMYVWLLQRMSVVDFTFGGIANPIAGIVSGLILLGESFTPFQYSLMIGMIVMSLLPQAILAIRQNRPAPAECQS, from the coding sequence ATGAATATATTACTTGCCATGATTCCGGCGTTCTTTTGGGGAACAACTTATGCCGTCACGCAATACACTCTTGCGGACTGGCCTCCCCTATTGCTGGGTGCGATCCGTGCACTACCAGCCGGACTTCTGTTGTTGGCATTTAAGCCAAGCCTGCCGAAAAAAGGCGACTGGCAGATTTTGTTTAGCTTAGGTTTGATCAATATTGCGACCTTCTTCGGGCTTATCTTTGTCATGGCGCTAACGTTGCCTTCTGCCATTTCTGGTGTTGGCATGATTTCAGTACCTGTATTTGCGATGCTCTACAACTGGTTGATCAACAAACATCGCCCAGGCTTGATTCAGTCGGTATGTGGTGCCACCTTGATCGTGCTCGCTTGGATGCTGTTTGATCCAGGTTCAATTAGCCTAAATCCGATTGGTTTGGGGGCTATGCTCGCGGCGATCATGTGTATTGTGGTTGGCAGCTCGATCACTAAATCACTCGGCAATCGTATGCACTGGTGGACAGTCTTAACCTGGCAGCTCATCCTAGGTGGTGTGATTCTGTCTATCGCCGCAGGTGTTCAAGGGGCGATGGAACCAGCAAAATACGCCGCGATTTTCAACAACTTCTCAATGACCAACTTGTCTGGTTTATTATGGGTTGTCGGGCTTAACACGGCACTAGGGTACGGCATGTATGTGTGGCTATTGCAACGTATGTCTGTGGTCGACTTTACCTTTGGGGGTATCGCCAATCCGATCGCGGGGATCGTGTCTGGACTTATCTTGCTCGGTGAATCCTTTACCCCATTCCAGTACAGCTTGATGATCGGCATGATTGTGATGTCTTTGTTACCTCAAGCGATACTCGCCATAAGACAAAACAGGCCAGCGCCTGCTGAGTGCCAAAGCTAA
- a CDS encoding EamA family transporter: MKDLHQIKTIVLTAFAPIVWGSTYIVTTELLPAESPLLAATIRALPAGLLLVLFGKTLPSSAWLARLGGLGFLNIGLFFYCLFFAATYLPGGMAAMVMSIQPVVVILLSWWLLSVKVSAIQLIASVVGIFGIALLVLNSTAKLDLVGLIVANVGTLSMASGVVLTKKWGRPTGMSVLNFTGWQLLFGGLMLLPVAIWFEGVPHQLTLMNALGYLYLSVFGAVVGYFLWFRGIDQLPTTTVSFLGFLSSVSACILGYIVLDQHLSVFQLLGALLVLVSIVLVSHHSSGKSTLSNQTPTVRSLEGN; the protein is encoded by the coding sequence GTGAAGGATTTGCATCAGATTAAAACCATAGTGTTGACGGCATTCGCCCCTATCGTATGGGGAAGTACTTACATAGTGACGACAGAGTTATTGCCAGCGGAAAGCCCTTTGCTCGCTGCAACGATTAGAGCCCTACCGGCAGGTTTGTTGCTCGTATTGTTTGGTAAAACGCTACCCAGCTCGGCGTGGCTTGCTCGACTTGGGGGACTCGGATTTTTGAACATTGGGTTGTTCTTTTATTGCCTATTTTTTGCAGCGACCTACTTACCGGGTGGTATGGCCGCTATGGTGATGTCTATTCAACCTGTTGTCGTGATATTGCTGAGTTGGTGGTTACTCAGTGTAAAGGTGTCTGCAATACAGCTAATCGCCTCAGTAGTGGGCATCTTTGGAATCGCTTTACTGGTCCTAAATAGTACCGCGAAGTTAGATTTAGTCGGTCTCATTGTCGCGAATGTTGGAACATTAAGCATGGCGAGTGGGGTCGTTTTGACTAAAAAATGGGGCAGACCTACAGGCATGTCTGTGCTGAATTTTACGGGTTGGCAGCTCCTGTTTGGTGGATTAATGCTGCTCCCAGTTGCTATATGGTTTGAGGGGGTACCTCATCAACTAACGCTAATGAACGCTCTGGGTTACTTATACCTGAGTGTTTTCGGAGCCGTAGTTGGGTATTTTCTGTGGTTTAGAGGCATTGATCAGCTGCCTACAACGACGGTCTCATTTCTCGGTTTTTTAAGCAGTGTCTCTGCTTGTATCTTGGGTTATATCGTTCTCGACCAGCATTTGTCGGTATTTCAGTTGCTTGGAGCATTACTGGTTTTAGTCTCTATTGTACTTGTAAGCCATCACTCTTCAGGCAAATCGACTCTATCTAATCAAACTCCAACCGTTCGATCACTAGAAGGAAACTAA
- the cysS gene encoding cysteine--tRNA ligase translates to MTSATLSLFDTMSREQRPFKSIDSNTVGLYACGPTVYDYAHAGNLRTYLFVDTLRRVLSLNGYQVNHVMNITDVGHLTSDADTGEDKMEKGARKQNRSAWEIAKYFEQAFLTDLKQLNILTPTTICRATEHIQEQIDFITELEEKGFTYRTRDGVYFDTSKLTEYGRLARLDTSGLEAGIRVNMANKKLATDFALWKLSGEQARQMEWPSPWGVGFPGWHIECSAMAEKYLGEQFDIHVGGEDHIPIHHTNEIAQCQAKNGHIQANYWLHGFFLQLNKEKISKSGTSLRLDALLERGFEPLAYRYLTLTSHYRSHLSFTWESLQGAQTALKRLRNKVAKLADNGQLIEEYKLRFIQLINQDLNMPKALALLWDVLDSAYPSQDIKATVLFFDKIFGLNIDHIEEVIVPDEVIKLAEERLLLKQQKRFADADKIREQITALGYRVADKGDKFEFTPL, encoded by the coding sequence ATGACCTCAGCGACTCTTTCGTTATTTGACACTATGTCTCGTGAACAAAGACCATTTAAGTCCATTGATAGCAATACCGTAGGCCTTTATGCTTGTGGTCCAACCGTATATGACTACGCTCACGCGGGTAACTTACGTACCTACCTTTTTGTCGATACCTTAAGACGCGTGTTGTCACTCAATGGGTATCAAGTAAATCACGTTATGAACATCACAGACGTTGGCCATCTGACTTCAGATGCCGACACTGGTGAAGACAAAATGGAGAAAGGCGCTAGAAAACAAAATAGGTCTGCCTGGGAAATAGCGAAATATTTTGAGCAAGCTTTCCTAACGGACTTAAAGCAGCTCAATATCTTGACCCCAACCACCATCTGCCGAGCAACAGAGCATATCCAAGAGCAAATAGACTTCATCACTGAACTAGAAGAGAAAGGCTTCACCTACCGGACCCGTGATGGAGTCTATTTTGACACCAGTAAATTAACTGAATATGGTCGACTCGCACGTTTAGATACTTCAGGTTTAGAGGCCGGAATTAGGGTCAACATGGCTAATAAAAAGCTGGCGACAGACTTCGCATTGTGGAAACTTTCTGGCGAGCAGGCAAGGCAAATGGAATGGCCAAGTCCTTGGGGTGTTGGATTTCCCGGCTGGCACATCGAGTGTTCCGCAATGGCGGAAAAATACCTAGGAGAACAATTCGACATTCATGTCGGCGGCGAGGACCATATTCCTATCCATCACACTAACGAGATCGCGCAGTGCCAAGCAAAAAACGGGCACATACAAGCAAACTATTGGCTTCACGGTTTTTTTCTACAACTTAACAAAGAGAAAATTTCTAAATCTGGCACTTCTTTGCGCCTAGATGCGTTACTCGAGCGTGGATTTGAGCCCTTAGCCTATCGCTACCTAACATTAACGAGTCACTATAGAAGTCATCTAAGCTTTACTTGGGAAAGTTTACAAGGAGCGCAAACAGCACTAAAACGACTGAGAAACAAGGTGGCTAAGCTAGCAGATAACGGGCAGTTGATAGAGGAATATAAGCTGCGTTTTATCCAGCTCATCAATCAAGATCTAAATATGCCAAAGGCTCTCGCTTTGTTATGGGATGTATTAGACAGCGCCTACCCTAGCCAAGATATAAAAGCTACTGTGTTGTTTTTTGATAAGATATTCGGCCTGAATATTGACCATATTGAAGAGGTTATAGTACCCGACGAGGTCATAAAACTTGCCGAGGAGAGACTGTTACTGAAGCAACAAAAGCGCTTTGCGGATGCCGATAAGATCCGAGAACAAATCACAGCACTTGGATACCGAGTTGCCGATAAAGGCGACAAGTTCGAATTTACTCCTCTGTAA
- a CDS encoding SOS response-associated peptidase, giving the protein MCGRLNVIDDPLCNIVCEQLGLNFNTHSNNDLRPTEQVACLASDGSKLQQRNLAWGIKPDWAKRVIINAQAETVTQKPTFASSFQFSRVIVPCSGWYEWREEQGRKVKYLFEQPNKGALYMAAISLENNSKVVTLTTKPNSQCAQYHHRMPLLIDAKHVPNWVTGTVEQAHSLLNVEYNQTLRIS; this is encoded by the coding sequence ATGTGCGGAAGACTCAATGTCATCGACGATCCCTTGTGCAATATAGTCTGTGAACAGCTTGGCTTAAATTTTAATACTCATAGCAACAACGATTTGCGTCCGACAGAGCAGGTGGCTTGTTTAGCCAGTGATGGCAGCAAACTACAGCAGCGCAACCTCGCTTGGGGCATTAAGCCTGACTGGGCAAAGCGAGTTATCATTAACGCCCAAGCAGAAACTGTGACGCAGAAACCCACCTTTGCGAGTTCGTTTCAGTTCAGTCGGGTTATTGTTCCATGCAGTGGCTGGTATGAGTGGCGTGAGGAACAAGGGCGAAAGGTGAAATACCTATTTGAGCAGCCAAACAAAGGAGCCCTGTACATGGCAGCTATCTCACTCGAAAACAACTCAAAAGTGGTCACACTCACCACCAAGCCCAATTCGCAATGCGCTCAATATCATCACCGCATGCCGCTACTGATTGACGCAAAACATGTTCCTAACTGGGTTACAGGAACCGTAGAGCAAGCTCACTCTTTATTGAATGTTGAATACAATCAAACATTAAGAATAAGCTAG
- a CDS encoding DUF134 domain-containing protein → MARPKKHRHICTHAAHAFYKPNGVTMDELQIVELLPDELEALKLADQEGLNQIDAAVQMQVSRQTFGNIIKRARQKVASSIIQGHALKLQ, encoded by the coding sequence ATGGCCCGTCCTAAGAAACATCGTCACATTTGCACTCATGCAGCTCATGCTTTTTACAAACCCAATGGCGTCACTATGGATGAGTTGCAGATTGTTGAGCTGTTGCCGGATGAATTAGAAGCCCTGAAACTTGCTGATCAAGAAGGACTGAATCAGATTGATGCCGCCGTGCAAATGCAGGTGTCGCGCCAAACGTTTGGAAACATCATTAAACGCGCGAGGCAAAAGGTTGCTAGCAGCATCATCCAAGGTCATGCCCTAAAACTTCAATAG
- a CDS encoding MarR family winged helix-turn-helix transcriptional regulator, which translates to MPSDSVDLILAQWKQARPDLNCSSMGVVGRLRRTSNLWKSKMDSVFKQHGLSSIEFDILATMRRSDAHGITPTELYKTLMLSSGAVSTRIEHLVKQELVERVFSEHDRRSCKVILTNKGIELVDNALNDHVDNMNNMLSALNPDEQDQLANLLRKVLLSEGKQ; encoded by the coding sequence ATGCCATCAGATAGTGTCGATTTAATTTTGGCTCAATGGAAACAAGCAAGACCCGATTTAAACTGCTCGTCGATGGGAGTTGTTGGCCGCTTGCGTCGCACAAGCAATCTGTGGAAGTCGAAGATGGACAGCGTGTTTAAGCAACATGGACTAAGCAGCATTGAGTTCGACATCTTAGCAACAATGCGCCGTAGCGATGCCCATGGCATTACCCCAACAGAGTTATATAAAACTCTTATGCTGTCTTCTGGGGCAGTGAGCACTCGGATAGAACATTTGGTTAAGCAAGAACTTGTGGAGAGAGTTTTCAGTGAACATGACAGACGCAGCTGTAAGGTGATTCTAACCAATAAAGGCATTGAACTTGTCGATAACGCCCTGAACGATCACGTCGACAATATGAACAATATGCTTAGCGCTCTAAACCCAGATGAACAAGATCAACTTGCCAATCTACTACGCAAAGTACTGTTATCTGAAGGTAAACAATAG
- a CDS encoding MFS transporter, with amino-acid sequence MTLKQILQIRNVRCFLMFRSSYFARFYYPVFTLLYLDYGLTLSQFAMLNVVWAATIVLAEVPSGAFADTLGRKKLVVLSSIVMFIEIAMIAFVPTGNPTLVFMVFWVNRVLSGLAMALASGADEALAYDTLKEQGKEELWPRVLQIQLRIASSVGIVVTLVGAAMYDVNFMAHVYHLLGFSAPETTQDIMRIPVYATLFVALIAMYAAFSMREEKKTLPSDSGKLATTMASLKLTMNTGKWVISTPYVLFILLYYSLFEHTSRMFLTMNSQYYRAIDIPIIYFGLIGAGISLLQIVLAGQSRKLAESIAPRRFIAIMGIATMATYYWISLGWSIYGVIPALLLIFIIMTMNIFISYHLNKNTESHNRATVLSFKGLMFNLGYGMIGILYAYYYKLLSKNYSEEQIEQHIDFIASLSSFFYYFTFLFVAISLFFYVKDKQKPIF; translated from the coding sequence ATGACTCTCAAACAAATCCTTCAAATCCGCAATGTTCGCTGCTTCTTAATGTTCCGAAGCAGCTACTTTGCGCGCTTTTACTATCCAGTCTTCACTTTACTCTACTTAGACTATGGTTTGACCCTTTCTCAGTTTGCTATGCTCAATGTAGTTTGGGCGGCAACCATTGTTCTAGCAGAAGTACCATCGGGTGCATTTGCCGATACTCTAGGGCGTAAGAAGCTGGTGGTGCTGTCCTCAATTGTCATGTTTATAGAAATCGCCATGATCGCCTTTGTTCCGACTGGCAATCCCACCTTAGTGTTCATGGTATTTTGGGTAAACCGGGTCTTGAGCGGTTTGGCTATGGCACTAGCCAGTGGTGCCGATGAAGCACTGGCTTATGACACGCTTAAAGAGCAGGGTAAAGAAGAACTTTGGCCGCGAGTGTTGCAGATTCAATTACGTATCGCTTCAAGTGTCGGCATAGTTGTTACCTTGGTAGGCGCTGCAATGTACGACGTTAACTTTATGGCTCATGTCTATCATCTACTGGGATTTTCAGCGCCAGAAACAACCCAAGATATAATGCGCATCCCTGTTTATGCGACCTTATTTGTTGCCCTTATCGCCATGTACGCAGCATTTAGCATGAGGGAAGAGAAGAAGACGCTGCCAAGTGACAGCGGTAAGTTGGCAACGACGATGGCAAGTCTTAAGCTCACCATGAACACGGGTAAGTGGGTGATCTCCACACCCTATGTTCTGTTTATTCTGCTTTATTACAGCCTGTTCGAGCACACTTCACGGATGTTTTTAACCATGAACAGCCAGTACTATCGAGCGATCGATATTCCCATCATCTATTTTGGGTTGATTGGCGCAGGGATAAGTTTGCTGCAAATTGTATTAGCGGGGCAAAGTCGAAAGTTGGCGGAGAGCATCGCTCCGAGAAGGTTTATTGCCATCATGGGAATCGCGACGATGGCAACCTATTACTGGATTAGCTTAGGCTGGTCTATTTACGGGGTGATTCCGGCGTTGCTATTAATCTTCATCATCATGACGATGAACATCTTCATTAGCTACCACCTCAACAAAAACACCGAATCACACAACCGAGCCACAGTACTGAGCTTTAAAGGGCTCATGTTTAACCTCGGCTATGGGATGATTGGTATTTTGTACGCTTACTATTACAAATTGCTGTCTAAAAACTATAGCGAAGAGCAGATAGAGCAACACATCGACTTTATTGCGTCTCTTTCTTCATTCTTCTACTACTTTACGTTTTTGTTTGTTGCTATCAGTCTGTTTTTCTACGTGAAAGACAAGCAAAAGCCGATTTTCTAA
- a CDS encoding NifB/NifX family molybdenum-iron cluster-binding protein, translated as MIYAIPCINNVVSNHFSRCQQIAIIDSITQQTQYLSISEDESCCSAKKKWQHVIAGYKVDIVVVRNIGQNMLKGLFQSKVKVLATKAKQDVHSINFAELIAVESLDYCRISPKKKACGKNNATLALAPSQPNWRSIRRIRR; from the coding sequence ATGATCTACGCAATTCCTTGTATTAACAACGTGGTAAGTAATCACTTCTCTCGCTGCCAGCAAATCGCCATCATTGATTCCATCACGCAGCAAACACAGTACCTCTCTATCTCTGAGGATGAATCTTGTTGTAGTGCTAAGAAAAAGTGGCAACACGTTATCGCTGGTTACAAAGTAGACATTGTTGTAGTGAGAAACATTGGCCAAAATATGCTCAAAGGGCTGTTTCAATCTAAAGTTAAAGTGTTAGCCACAAAAGCGAAGCAAGATGTGCACAGCATCAATTTTGCCGAGCTGATTGCAGTAGAGAGTTTGGATTACTGTCGAATATCACCAAAGAAAAAAGCTTGTGGCAAAAACAACGCCACTCTCGCTTTGGCACCGTCGCAACCAAACTGGCGTTCAATCCGGAGGATTAGACGATGA
- a CDS encoding VOC family protein — protein sequence MIQLEHVNLVVKDIPEMLKFYQAAFPHWSVRDEGQGEWSGKPRNWLHFGDEYQYIAMSDHGEGNNRELAGHQVGLAHFAYVTNNIDAVIGRLVEAGYPIAKPGADEPYRKNVYFVDPAGFEIEFVEYLTDDPKLRNLSS from the coding sequence ATGATTCAACTAGAGCATGTGAATTTAGTGGTTAAGGACATCCCTGAGATGTTGAAGTTTTATCAAGCAGCATTTCCACATTGGTCGGTGCGCGATGAAGGTCAAGGGGAGTGGAGTGGCAAACCGAGAAACTGGCTACATTTCGGCGATGAGTACCAATATATCGCAATGAGTGACCACGGTGAAGGAAACAATCGAGAACTGGCAGGCCATCAGGTAGGACTCGCCCACTTTGCTTATGTCACCAATAACATTGATGCGGTGATCGGCCGATTGGTTGAAGCGGGTTATCCTATCGCTAAGCCGGGCGCTGATGAACCTTACCGTAAAAATGTCTACTTCGTTGATCCCGCAGGATTTGAGATTGAGTTTGTTGAATACCTAACCGACGATCCAAAACTGCGTAATTTATCGAGTTAA